In a single window of the Raphanus sativus cultivar WK10039 chromosome 9, ASM80110v3, whole genome shotgun sequence genome:
- the LOC108824908 gene encoding uncharacterized protein LOC108824908 has translation MKTLKVQLQLIGAPMQEKSVAATLHHQIIYRIQDHTLDLVLPSSDEALYLEVTSASQAPNSIQIPRQISREELIRRLPESWVTSYEKLHQATQSPVQSSDVSFHSRKDGTTEIKFEKPRSSSFRKQLFTQFAIEVDERDFYGPAKKQDIPRSCRFDKDGNIVYPFIDEDGHCRFDICNCTACSDAYWSYESDDEKRRRRRKKKDPLYKRYLEGDPSVGPLGDDRYDFIVEYPSAKKEPEQDLLMISPNNFPPPEDFIKDDVAHTPKILSAAIGSSGPTQLSQA, from the coding sequence ATGAAGACGCTCAAGGTACAGCTTCAACTAATTGGAGCACCTATGCAAGAGAAGAGTGTGGCAGCCACTTTGCATCATCAGATCATCTACCGAATTCAAGATCACACTCTCGATCTTGTACTTCCTTCGTCTGACGAAGCCCTGTATCTCGAAGTTACATCAGCATCTCAGGCACCAAATTCGATACAAATTCCTCGCCAGATATCACGCGAAGAGCTGATAAGACGACTACCGGAGTCTTGGGTGACAAGCTACGAGAAGCTTCATCAAGCCACTCAATCGCCAGTTCAATCTTCAGACGTTAGCTTTCATTCACGGAAAGATGGAACAACGGAAATCAAGTTTGAAAAACCAAGATCTTCGTCGTTCAGGAAACAATTATTTACTCAATTTGCCATCGAGGTTGACGAAAGAGATTTCTATGGCCCAGCTAAGAAACAAGACATCCCAAGGTCATGTCGATTCGACAAAGACGGAAATATAGTCTATCCTTTCATAGATGAAGATGGACACTGCCGCTTTGACATCTGCAACTGCACAGCCTGTTCAGATGCCTACTGGAGCTACGAATCCGACGATGAAAaacgaagacgaagaagaaagaaaaaggacCCTCTATACAAAAGGTATCTCGAAGGAGATCCTTCTGTTGGTCCGCTAGGCGATGATAGGTATGACTTTATAGTTGAATACCCCAGTGCAAAGAAAGAACCAGAGCAAGACTTATTGATGATCAGCCCAAACAACTTTCCTCCACCAGAAGATTTCATCAAAGACGACGTTGCTCATACCCCAAAAATCCTTTCTGCAGCAATAGGTTCTTCTGGACCTACTCAGCTTAGCCAAGCATAA
- the LOC108825603 gene encoding E3 ubiquitin-protein ligase RHA1B: protein MGLPTDFRELQIPGYVLKTLYVIGFFRDMVDALFPYIGLPQFLDHEIPRPDPLVLIQPDNSRAVSLADEISPVVRFSDIQTDIEDCCTVCLSDFESDDDIRQLPSCRHVFHHRCLDRWIVDCCKVMCPVCRDRFLPTESSRMGSGLGFVWYNDESESTITNL, encoded by the coding sequence atGGGTCTTCCTACAGATTTCAGGGAGCTTCAGATTCCTGGATACGTACTTAAGACTCTTTACGTCATCGGTTTCTTCAGAGACATGGTCGATGCGCTTTTTCCTTACATCGGTTTACCACAGTTTCTAGACCACGAGATTCCTCGACCGGACCCTTTGGTCCTTATCCAACCCGACAACTCCAGAGCCGTGAGTCTCGCTGACGAGATTTCCCCGGTGGTTCGTTTCTCGGATATCCAGACCGATATTGAAGACTGCTGTACGGTGTGTCTCTCTGATTTTGAATCCGATGATGACATTAGGCAGCTTCCGAGTTGTCGACACGTGTTTCATCATCGTTGTTTGGACCGTTGGATCGTTGATTGCTGCAAGGTGATGTGTCCGGTTTGCCGGGATCGGTTTTTACCGACCGAAAGTTCGCGGATGGGTTCGGGTCTTGGTTTTGTTTGGTACAATGATGAATCGGAAAGTACCATTACCAACTTGTAA